One Antiquaquibacter oligotrophicus genomic region harbors:
- a CDS encoding 5-(carboxyamino)imidazole ribonucleotide synthase, producing MTVRVGVIGGGQLARMMVPPAIELGLKISVLAESEGSSAGIAATAVGDYRDAQTVLDFAETVDVVTFDHEHVPQEVLRALVDAGVAVHPGPDALLYAQDKLRMRERLSQLGLPVPGWAAVETPSALDAFLAEYGGRAVVKTPRGGYDGKGVRVVSSATEVADWFGDGPLLVEELVSFRRELSQVLARRPSGEIALWPVVESIQRDGVCAEVIAPAPASAGRVADMAADIATAVAENLGVTGVLAVELFETTDDRILVNELAMRPHNSGHWTIDGSTTSQFEQHLRAVLDLPLGATGCRDPWSVMVNIFGGLAPERMPLALADPTAKVHGYGKEPRPGRKAGHVTAGGEDLDDVVFRARAAAAIFED from the coding sequence ATCACTGTGCGCGTTGGAGTCATCGGCGGAGGTCAGCTGGCACGGATGATGGTGCCCCCGGCCATCGAGCTCGGGCTGAAGATCTCGGTGCTCGCCGAGTCCGAAGGAAGTTCGGCGGGGATCGCCGCTACCGCCGTTGGCGACTACCGTGACGCGCAGACCGTCCTCGATTTCGCCGAGACCGTCGACGTCGTCACCTTCGATCACGAACACGTGCCGCAGGAGGTGCTGCGCGCGCTCGTCGACGCGGGTGTCGCCGTGCATCCCGGCCCGGATGCCCTCCTCTACGCCCAGGACAAGCTCCGCATGCGCGAGCGGCTCAGCCAGTTGGGGCTCCCCGTTCCCGGGTGGGCCGCGGTGGAGACGCCGTCCGCGCTCGACGCGTTCCTCGCGGAGTACGGCGGCCGCGCAGTCGTGAAGACGCCGCGCGGCGGCTACGACGGTAAGGGTGTGCGGGTCGTGTCATCCGCCACCGAGGTCGCCGACTGGTTCGGCGACGGCCCGCTGCTCGTCGAGGAGCTCGTTAGCTTCCGGCGCGAACTCTCTCAGGTGCTCGCGCGCAGGCCGTCCGGCGAGATCGCGCTGTGGCCGGTCGTCGAGTCGATCCAACGCGACGGTGTGTGCGCCGAGGTTATCGCCCCGGCGCCCGCCTCGGCCGGTCGTGTCGCAGACATGGCGGCCGATATTGCCACCGCCGTGGCGGAAAACCTCGGGGTGACCGGTGTGCTTGCCGTTGAGCTCTTCGAGACCACCGACGACCGGATCCTCGTCAACGAACTCGCGATGCGCCCGCACAACAGTGGGCACTGGACCATCGACGGGTCGACGACCAGTCAGTTTGAGCAGCACCTGCGCGCGGTGCTCGACCTGCCGCTGGGAGCGACCGGATGCCGTGACCCCTGGAGTGTCATGGTCAACATCTTCGGCGGCCTCGCGCCCGAACGAATGCCGCTCGCTCTTGCCGACCCAACGGCGAAGGTGCACGGTTACGGAAAAGAGCCGCGTCCCGGCCGCAAAGCCGGGCACGTGACGGCCGGTGGCGAGGACCTCGACGACGTCGTTTTCCGGGCGCGTGCCGCAGCAGCAATCTTTGAGGATTGA
- the purE gene encoding 5-(carboxyamino)imidazole ribonucleotide mutase yields the protein MGSDSDWSVMSAAADALTEFGISHDVQVVSAHRSPEKMIEFGKLAAGRGFRVIIAGAGGAAHLPGMLASVTTLPVIGVPVPLAKLDGLDSLLSIVQMPAGIPVATVSIGGARNAGILAARILASGDPELTATLDAYAESLAALVEEKNAALGRDR from the coding sequence ATGGGCTCCGACTCCGATTGGTCGGTCATGTCCGCCGCGGCGGACGCCCTCACGGAATTCGGAATCAGCCATGACGTTCAGGTCGTCTCGGCACACCGCAGCCCGGAGAAGATGATCGAGTTCGGCAAACTCGCCGCCGGTCGTGGGTTCCGCGTCATCATCGCGGGGGCCGGTGGCGCAGCCCACCTCCCCGGAATGCTCGCCTCCGTCACAACGCTTCCCGTCATCGGTGTTCCCGTGCCCCTGGCCAAGCTCGACGGTCTCGATTCGTTGCTGTCGATCGTGCAGATGCCCGCAGGCATCCCGGTCGCGACCGTCTCGATCGGGGGTGCGCGCAATGCGGGCATCCTGGCCGCTCGTATCCTCGCCTCCGGCGACCCTGAGCTCACCGCAACGCTCGACGCCTACGCCGAATCGCTCGCAGCTCTCGTCGAGGAGAAGAACGCGGCATTGGGCCGCGACCGGTGA
- a CDS encoding LCP family protein, translating to MTRRAWWLVGLNILVPGSAQMLAGNRKLGRFGVGATFTLWAVIVLGVVLYFVWPTGVYTIATTSITLWVVAAVLLFYAVLWVILTLDTLRLTRIVKTLPSARAAIAGLATVAMVLFAGGAGYAAYLATTAGSFVGDVFSAAPPEPPVDGRYNIMLLGADAGPDREGLRPDSITVVSIDAATGEATMIGLPRNLEYVPFAPGPLADKYPNGYGADDGCEVDVCYLNSVYTEVELMSPDMYPNAIADGSQPGIEAMRDAVSGVTGLTIQYYVLIEMQGFIDLVDSLGGVDVTVENAVPIHTDETFTEVSEWIGPGVVHLDGWHALWYARSRHDTTDYDRMERQHQLQEAILEQSNPANVLSKFQAVAAAGARLVETDIPQSTLGLFVELATKTKELPITRIELTPAMDVDPEYPDYDYIHQLVADATVVATPEE from the coding sequence ATGACCCGCCGGGCCTGGTGGTTGGTCGGCCTCAACATCCTGGTGCCGGGGTCCGCGCAAATGCTCGCCGGTAACCGCAAACTGGGTCGGTTTGGCGTCGGCGCGACGTTCACCCTGTGGGCGGTCATCGTGCTTGGTGTTGTGCTCTATTTTGTGTGGCCGACCGGTGTCTACACGATTGCGACAACCTCCATCACGTTGTGGGTTGTCGCCGCTGTGCTGCTCTTTTACGCGGTGCTCTGGGTCATCCTCACCCTCGACACGCTGCGTCTCACCCGCATCGTGAAGACGCTCCCGTCCGCGCGTGCAGCGATCGCCGGGTTGGCGACCGTTGCCATGGTGCTTTTCGCGGGCGGTGCGGGGTACGCCGCGTACCTCGCGACAACCGCGGGTAGCTTCGTCGGCGACGTCTTCTCGGCGGCACCCCCCGAGCCACCCGTCGACGGTCGGTACAACATCATGCTTCTCGGTGCCGATGCCGGCCCCGATCGGGAGGGTCTGCGCCCCGACTCCATCACCGTGGTGAGCATCGATGCCGCGACGGGCGAGGCGACGATGATCGGGCTCCCGCGCAACTTGGAGTACGTGCCGTTCGCACCCGGTCCCCTTGCCGATAAGTACCCGAACGGCTACGGCGCCGATGACGGGTGTGAGGTTGACGTCTGTTACCTCAACTCCGTGTACACCGAAGTCGAGCTCATGAGTCCCGACATGTACCCGAACGCGATCGCCGACGGAAGCCAGCCCGGCATCGAGGCGATGCGGGATGCCGTGTCCGGTGTCACGGGCCTGACGATCCAGTACTACGTCCTCATCGAGATGCAGGGCTTCATCGACCTCGTGGATTCGCTGGGTGGTGTGGATGTGACCGTCGAGAACGCGGTACCGATTCACACCGACGAGACCTTTACGGAGGTCTCGGAGTGGATCGGACCTGGTGTTGTACATCTCGATGGATGGCACGCCCTCTGGTACGCACGATCCCGACACGACACGACGGACTACGACCGCATGGAGCGCCAGCATCAGCTCCAGGAGGCGATTCTCGAGCAGTCGAACCCCGCGAACGTCCTGAGTAAGTTCCAGGCCGTGGCCGCGGCGGGCGCGCGGCTCGTGGAGACCGACATCCCGCAGTCGACCCTCGGTTTGTTTGTTGAGCTCGCCACGAAGACCAAGGAACTGCCGATCACCCGCATCGAGTTGACTCCCGCAATGGACGTCGACCCCGAGTACCCCGACTACGACTACATCCACCAGCTCGTCGCCGATGCCACGGTGGTCGCGACGCCCGAGGAGTAG